The DNA sequence TTGTCCACAAGGAGCATGGCTTTGTCGGGATTGTTTAATTTCAGGTTCAAGTCAATAAGTCTTAAAAGTAACTCCGGACTCTCTTCGCCCATTTGCAACAATTGTGCGTAGGTCTTTTCAGCTTCCACATAGTCCTTGTTTAATTCGTAAACAAAGGCCAATTCTGCCCAGGCTTCTATGAATTTTGGATCAATCTGAACGGCTTTTTTTAAGAATTGTACAGCCTTATTTTTAAGTCCCAGTCCGCTGCTGGCCCGACCAAGGTAATAATACATGATCTTGGTTCGCCTTGGTGAAGGAACTTTTTTTAGCAGGTCCAGGGCTTGGGCGTATTTTTTGTTCTGGACATATATAGCTGCTAGCTCCTGATAGATGGGATAGTCTTCCGGGCTGAGCTTTAAATACTCTTCTAACGTGGTGGCTGCATGGTCAAATCTCTTCTCCGCCAGGTAAGATTTAGCCAGGGACAGGTAGAGGTCTCTGGATTGGGGGAATTTTTCGATACCCTGTTTAAGGGTGGTTCTGGCTTCACTGAATTTGAGATTCTGCCAATAAAAATTGGCCAATTCCAAATATAAGAATGGGGATGGGTCCAGTTCCAGTGCCTGTTTTAGAGCTGCTTCTGCTTGAGCATACTTTTTTTCATCCTTCAGTTCTTGGAATTGTAAATAATAAAAGGAGGAGCTGGCTTGTGGTGAGAGTTCAAGTGCTCCTGGACTTGCACCTTGATTCTTGGGCAAACAGGATGCCATCAAGTTTAGAGAGATGATAAGGATAATAAAGATTTTACTCATTGTTGATAAGACTTCCTGTTTGCTATTTAGTATTTGTTTTATAAAGTTCAGCCTTGTTAAGGCTATGTTTATTTAGCATTTCTGTATTAAAGGTCTGATTTAATTTTTGATAAATGATTTTACCTATTTTCAAGCCACAGCGTATGAATTCAGGGCCATACAGCCTACCAGTTAGTGTTCGAAAGGTAGATTCTATAAGTTTTATTTTTTCCAGCCCCTGAGGAAATCTGGCAATAATTTCCTCTATGGTCCATTCTTCATAATTACATATTTCCCACAGGGTGGTCACAAAATTATCTGGGCCCCAGCGGAATTTATCCGCATCATATAAGACATTGCTTAAAAAAAGGCTTTTATCATCTTCACAGGGCGAAATTTCTTTGAAAGCCTCATGATTTTTTATTGCAAGGGTGATTGCAGAGATGTCTGTATCATCTAAAGGGTAATTTTTTAAAATTGTTTTGCAAAACTGGGCCCCTTTGAGGGCATGGTCAGGCTCCAAACGACAAATATCGTGTAAGAGTCCGGACATTTGGGCCAGGAGGCAGAGGTGTCTTAGTTCGGCATGTGGCAAATATTTGCCTTCGATAAGAACCAGGGCACCGGCTTCAATACTCACTTTTTTGGAATGTTCAACACCATGTCCATAGCGATCATGTAAAAAAGGCAAGACATCCTCACGCAGGCGAAAGATTAAGGGATGGTTAAAGAAGAAGTCCTTGGCCTTGGACAACTCAGCTGCGAAATCGGAGTAAAACTGAGGGATAAAATTTTGAGCCAGAATTCCAGCTTCTTTTTTTAGGGCATTAAATTTTTCAATCATTTAAGATCCAGTCTTCGGAGAAGTCTTCAATATTTTGTTTTAAATGGGCTTTGATCTTTTGCAGTAACCTGGCTTCAATCTGACGGACTCTTTCGCGTGTGATCCCGTATTTTTCGCCTATTTCGCGCAAGGTCAGAGGATTTTCTGCCAGCAGGCGCAGTTCCAAAATATCTTTTTCCTTTTCATTTAATTTTGGGATGAGGTCCTGGAGATTTTGCTTAAGTAAATTGGCTGTTTCCTGCTGCAAGAGCTTATCCTCAATGCCTGTTCCCAGAGCCGGAATAAAGTTCAGAGGCGTAACATCCCCATCCTCACCATATGGCATATCCAAAGAAAGGTCTTGCTGACTAAGGCGTTGTCCCATTTCAACAACATCAGCTTTTGATACCTGGAGGTTTTTAGAAATGGTTGAGGAGTCAGCAGTAATCCCCATGGACTCAAGGCGCTGTTTTTCCTTGGCCAGGTTGTAAAAAAGTTTGCGTTGGGCTTGGGTGGTCCCGATTTTAACCATGCGCCAATTGTCCATGATAAATTTGAGAATATAAGCCTTGATCCAGAAGGCAGCATAGTAGGAAAACTTTATGCCCTTGTCCGGGTCAAATTTTTGCACTGCCTTCATTAAGCCCACATTACCTTCTTGAATAAGGTCCAGGAGATTTTTCATCCATTTACGCTGGAAGTCCATAGCTATTTTCACGACCAGACGGAGGTTAGAAGTAATCAATTTAAAGGCCGCCTCCTGGTCGTTTTCCTGACGGTATTTTCTAGCCAGTTCAAACTCTTCTTCAGGAGTGAGCACAGGAAACCTGCTTATTTCCTGGAGATAGATTTTAAGTGGATCTGCAGGAACTGGAGGTGTCGAAGATGAAGGAGGAAGAACAAAGTTTTCGGGTAAATTGTCAGTATTTTTTTTAGGGGCGCGGATATCGCTATTTTCTTTTTTTTCTTTATTTTTGGACATAATTTTGAAAGCTTTTTTTCGGGTTAGGGTCCTTGGTTTATATTGCAGGGTACTACTTGTACGGGTTTTGCTCGTCTGCGCGTGAGAATTGGCGTCGTCACTTTAAATTACAAGCTTAGTTTTAGCTATCGACCCCCACTTTTGTTTATACGCTAAAATATAAATCTTTTCCAGTTCAGAACTATAGTTTTTATTTGTCCTTTTCAAGGATTTTGTTTATTGCGTTCACTGGATTTGTTGTCTCGTCAAAGGCACCAGCGGATAGTAGTTCTTTTTATACTTTATATCTTGTTTTGGCTACTATTAACCAATACCCCTGAACCTTAAACTTTAAGAATCGTATGATGTTTAGAAAAGCTTTAGAAGACAATCAGATTTTAATCTTTGATGGTGGCATGGGCACTCTCTTGCAAGCCAAAGGTCTTAAGCCCGGTCAGTCACCTGAAATATTCGGCCAGCAGCATCCAGAGGTTATCGAGGGCATCCATAAGGATTATATTCGGGCCGGTGCCCGGGTAGTGACTACAAACACCTTTGGCGGAACCAGGTTTAAGTTGGGCCCAGACATTGATGTCAAACGATTTAACAGGGAAATGGCATTAGTGGCCCGCAAGGCAGCTGGAGACAGGGCTTTTGTTGCAGGCAGTGTTGGTCCAACCGGCAAGATGATCAAGCCCCTTGGTGATGTAAGTTTTGTCGAACTGGTTCAGGCCTTTAAAGAACAGATTTTGGGTCTTGTCCAGGGGGGTGTGGATTTGATTTTGGGCGAGACGCACTTTGACCTGGCAGAAGCCAGGGCCGTTGTTGTTGCAGCCAGGGAAGTATGTGATCTGCCCATAGGTATTTCCATGACCTTTGAACAGGGCGCTAGCCTTACCGGAACAGACGGCCTGACCTTCATAGACACCATGCAGAACATGGGTGTGGACATGGTGGCTACCAATTGTAGTGCCGGGCCGGAAGGTTTTTTGACCGTGGTCCGGGAAATGTTGCAAAGGCTTGAGATTCCACTTCTTGTTGAGCCAAATGCAGGTCTTCCTGAACTGGAAAACGGACAGACAGTGTTTAGGTTAGGTCCGCAAGATTTTGCCATGCAAACGGCTAAATTTGTTTCTCTGGGCGTAAAAGCCCTGGGCGGATGTTGCGGAACCACCCCCGAACATATCCGTGCTCTTTGTGCTGAGATTAAAGACCGGAAATATGTCCCCCCAAGCCCTTCCAAAAAGCCATGTATAGTATTGACATCCAGAAGTCAGTCCGTTCCTTTTGGGTTTGAATTCAAGCCTGTGATTGTTGGCGAACGCATCAATCCCACAGGTAAAAAGGACTTGAGTGCGGAACTTCAGGCGGGGCAACTAACACGGGCTGTTGAACTGGCTCAGGAACAGATTGAGCAAGGGGCTACTGTTCTGGATGTTAATGTTGGCGCTGCCATGGTTAATGAACAAGAAGTTCTGCCGGCTTTGATTGCTGCTTTAGTATCCAGGTTCGACTGTCCGTTATGCCTGGATTCCAGTAATGAAGAGGCGATAAGGGAAGGTCTTTTTCAATATCCAGGTTCAGCTCTGGTCAACTCTATTAGCGGGGAAGAGGGTAAGATGGATCGGTTAGGCCCGATTTGCCGCGATTTTGGAGCACCTTTTATTCTTTTGCCCCTGAAGGGAAATAAACTACCAGTCACTGCTAAAGAACGATTGAGTATTATTGAATCTCTACTTGCCAGGGCCTTTGACTTAAATATTCCCAAAAGGCTCATCTTGGTTGATGCCCTGGCCCTGACGGTTTCTTCTAAACCAGAGGCAGCCATGGCCTGTCTGGAAGTTATCCGATATTGTCGGGAAAAATGGAACCTGGGAACCATTATGGGTCTGTCCAATATCTCTTTTGGTCTTCCGGCCAGGGAATTGATTAACTCTACTTTTTTGGCCATGTGTTTGGCTCACGGGATGACTTCTTTTATTGCCAATCCCAATTCTGCTCGTCTTCAGGAAACACTTTATGCTGCCAATGTTCTTTTACATAAAGACCCTCAGGCTGGAGAGTTTATTGCCAAATTTTCTCGTTGGTCACCCGGTGAGCAAAGGATAGTTAAGGAGCAGGATAAAGACCTGTCTTGTGAAAACGCTTCTAAAGTACAGCTAGCGGTAATTAAAGGAGACAAAGATAGAATCGTGGAACTCCTTGAACAGGAGGTAACAGAGGGTAGAGATCCTTTTGAACTGGTGGATAAAGAGCTAATTCCGGCTATTACCGAGGTGGGGGAAAAATACGAGAAAAAAGAATATTTTTTGCCGCAGCTTCTGCTCAGTGCGGAGACCATGCAAAAAGGCTTTGAGTTTTTAAGACCTTTTTTGGAGAAAAAAGGAAAGAAAAAAGGGCCGAAAGTAATCATGGCCACGGTTGAAGGCGATATCCATGATATAGGCAAGAACATTGTCTGTTTGATGCTCAAGAATTATGGGTTTGATGTTCTGGATTTGGGCAAGGATGTCCCTGCGGAAGAAATTTTACGGGCAGTGCGGGAACACAAGGCCGCTCTTGTAGGCTTGTCCGCCTTGATGACTACAACTATGGTAAAAATGGAGGATACTATTAAGTTGATTCGTAAAAAGAATATCCCCTGTAAGGTCATGGTTGGTGGGGCAGTGGTAACTGAGGTTTTTGCCCAAAAAATAGGCGCGGATGGTTATGCTAGCGATGCAGTGGCCGCTGTAAAACTGGCGCAGTCACTGGTGGAGAAGTGATTGGGCGAAAGGGTGAATGGGAAGATGAGGGACTGGTCATAAGTTAATAAGGAGAGAGAAGTATCATGAGAAGATTAACGATTTACATTTTTGTGTTATTTTTGTTTTGCACGGGACCAGGGTGGGCAGGAGAGGTGTCTGATGTGCCTACCATTAATCATCAGCAATTGATTTCGCGCATAGCGCAGGCCAGAGGTAAGGTAGTCGTATTGAATTTCTGGGCTTCATGGTGTCCACCCTGTCGTATGGAAATCCCTGGGCTAATGCAGATACGCAAAAAATATAGTCAGGAAGTTTTGATCCTGGGGGTTTCTGTAGATGAAAACATAAATATGTTACGCATGTTTTTACAGAAAAATAAAATTAATTACCCGGTTTTCTGGGCCACTCCTGATGTCAATCTTGTTTTTGGGGTGCGCAACTTGCCCAAACTGGTTGTCTATAACCAGGAAGGGGAAAATGTACTGGAGCATGAAGGCTACATGTCTCCTGAGCAATTGGAGAAAGTGATCAATAAATTGTTGAAAGATTAAAAAGCTCGACCAAGTTTTTGCTGTGATTAACTGATTAATTTGTTTTTTATTTAATAAATTTTGTGTTTCCTTCGGAGCGGGACTTAATTCAATGAATTCAAAAAAGGAGCCAACAATAAACGCGTATCTGCGTAAGGCCAGAATTTCCGATGTAAAGACGATCCATCGGATATTAATGGATTATTCACGCCAGGGGTTATTGTTGCCCAGATCATACAGTGAATTATATAGTCACCTGCGTGATTTTTTTGTGATCGCGGATAGGGATACTAATGAAGTTTTTGGCTGCTGCGCTTTAAGCATAGCTTGGGAAGATTTGGCTGAAGTTAAATCTTTGGCAATTGAACCTCCGCTGCAAGGGCAGGGATGGGGACGGAACCTGGTGGAAGCCTGCTTAAGCGATGCGGTAACTTTAGGTATTTATAAGGTCTTTACCTTGACCTATCAGGTTGAATTTTTTGAAAAGTTAGGGTTTAAAAAAATAAGCAAGGATGTTCTGCCTCAAAAAGTCTGGGCCGATTGTCTGCGGTGCCCTAAATTTCCAGAGTGTGACGAGGTGGCCATGCTCATGGAAATGTAGAACCGTATTGATTTGATTTTTTTGTGTTTCCATTATAAAAAAAAGTTAATGTTATAATTAAATATCATCAATTTTAATGTCTACACAAAGAATAAATTTATTATTGTCTTTTTTAAATAAGTTGGAAATGGTTACGCATTTATTACCAGTAGCTAATGATATGTATTGATCGGTAACATAAGATGATATATTACAGTTGATTAGATAGAAAAAATAATCTCTGCAACAAAGGTCGTCCCCTTTTTGTGCTGGTCTATATAAAGGACCTCTTGCTTTTGGAATAAAATGACGATGAAAAATGGTGTCTGTTATTTGGATTCCATTATTGTCTATAATATAAGCACATTCTATATCTGGATAATATTCTACGATTTCTTTTAGCTTTTGTTCAAAGTAAGTAACATCAACAACTCGGATTTCATTTAAAAGGCTATTGATAATTTTTGAGATAATTTTCTTATAGTGCTGGTGTTGTTTCCTTTTCTTTCGAAAAATATCAACCATCGAATTTTGGAAGTGAGAGGATAGATTGATTGTTTTGCGTACAGTTTCGTCAAAGTTTAATAATGAGGGGTCGCCAGGCTTTGCAAAGTAAAATCCTTGAAATATATCAATATCAAATTTTAATATCTGCAAAACTTCTTCTTTTTTTTCTACGCCTTCCGCAATTATCAAAGTGCCTATTTCTTTAGATAGGAAAGAAAAAGATTTCAAAACCTTGCTTTTACGCCATATTTTATCAACATCTGCAATCAAGCTTCTGTCTATTTTGAGAATATCAGGTTTTAACTCGGGAATTCTATTTAGGTTTGAATAGGAGGCTCCTACGTCATCCAGCGCGATCAAAAAACCATAGTTTTTATAAGTTTCCACAAACTCTTTAAGTGCAGCGGTATTTGAAACCTTTTTTTCAGAGATTTCTATTACAATATTTTCTGGAGGAAGGCCTTTTTGTTTTGTTGTATTGTTTGTATATCCCGTGCTAACTACTCCTTCGTCTAAAATTGATGAGTCATGGTTTAAAAAAAGCATTAACTTGTTGTTCTTTTTATATATTTTAGAAAAATATTCTAATGATTTTTCTCTACATAGTCTGTCAAACTCAATGTTTATTTTTTTTTCTCTAGCACGAGAAAATAAGACGTTTGGTGGAATTATCTTGTTCTTGTTTATTCCCCGACACAGAGCTTCAACTCCTATTATTTGTTTTCTTTTGATAGAAATGATTGGTTGAAAATGTATAATGATATCTTCGATATCCAACAATTTAAACACTGTCTCCATTTTTTCTCCTTTAGAGAGTTTATCTGGATAACAGGGACACATTTTGATTCTGCCATGATTTTAGATTTTCGTTAAGATTTTCTAACTCGCCTCTTTTTCACTTTTGCTGTGGTAATAAAGTAATAGGTTGATTGGTTTGGTTGACGTGTAAAAAATTGTTTTTTTTAATAACGTAACGACATTTATACAAAAAAAATGCCATTGTTCATAGTTGGCCAGATTTTGTCAGTAACCATAGACAAATCAAGATGTAAGGTAAAAAAATTTTTTAGCATAAGAGGAGATAGTTGTTTCAACAAAAATGGCAAAGTTGAAGTTCAATTTAACAATTTTGATATTTTTTTGAAGATTTCTGCTGACACAGAATAGAGACTTGTGCAAATGAATGGATCAAATAGACTAATATACTTTCTTCGTTGTCTGACAAATTTTATCGTGTTCTTGGGAGGCTTAGTTTTATGAACAAAACTCCACTACTCAACCCAAGTGCAGCCATCGGATCCACCCAGATGCCTAGAGGATATAGTGGGTATTTATTGGATTCTTGCGGGTGGCCTAGTTCAGTAAATTTTGATTAAGCCATGGGATGCCTGGATTAGATAGTTGGATATGGCGAAGACGTAAAAACATAGACCTGCAAGTAGAATTGAAAGAGATATTTTAAAATGTCTGGTTTTTGCGTCCCTGATTTTGAGGATCATAATGAAGCTTTCAGGCAAATCATCTGCGTGAAAGGTGGAAATCCAGCGTAACCTGCTTACTCCGTAAAGGGCAGTAAAAAGCGCAGCCAGGATTGTACAGAGTCCAATAACCAAAGGAATGCCGCTATAAACTCCAGCAGCTACAATCCTGTGCCCTGAAAAACCGGTCACCGTTATTGCCAAGGCGCCTAATTGAAAAATGGTTTGGTTGCGTTGGTTGAGAACTGAAAACTGATGTTGCAGGGACTTCCATACCTCTGCCTCAGATCCAAGGATTTTCAACATATGTTCGTATTCTCGTTGGTAGTACTCTTTTTCCTCTTTATTGACCATCATTTGCAAACCTTTCTGTAAAAAAGGTAGCCCTTGAATAATATCGGGGCTTCCGACTATATTCCCATTAACAGCTTAAATCAAGACAAGCGATAAAAAATTCTTCAATTACGAGTCCCACTTTACTGGACTCGTAATTGAAGAAGAAACGAAAGTGATTGGGTAGGTTCCATGAGATAAGAGCGAGTTGATATTCATGGAAGACTTGTTACTCTTGGACGAAAGAAACTATAACTATAGCTTACACATAGCAATATATTTTTTTAGGCTATGCTATTGGCACTGGCTGACAGACCAGTACGGAGCATGACTAGTACGTGACTCACCTGATGTTTCAGGAATATGTCCCTGCTTTGATAGGGTGTTTTCCAGCCAATCGCTGGCCACCTTGCCCTGGTCTACGGCAATAATTTTATCTGCTAGTTTAACGGCCTCGGCCAGGTCATGAGTGACCATGATTATGGGCAGCTCAAGCCTATCCCTAAAATTCATCAGTTCTTCCTGAAGTCTTTTTTGGGTCAGTGCGTCCAGGGCAGAAAATGGTTCATCCAGCAGGAGCACGTTTGGCCCCCTTGCCAGAGCCTGTGCCAAGGCGGCACGTTGCCTTTCTCCTCCGGACACCTGGTTGGGCTTGGCTTTACGAAGGTGCCAGATTCCGAAATATTTCATTAATTTCTCTGCGCTGCCAGGGTCTTTTTCTGCAAATTTCACATTTTTGTATAGGCTCAAATGCGGGAAGAGAGCATATTCCTGAAAAACGTATCCTACCTTTCTTTTTTGGGGAGGGACAAAGATATTTTTTTCAATATCCACCCAGAGTTTACCATTGTAGATCACATGTCCCTCGTCCGGTTTTTCCAGTCCGGCAATGATTCGGATGAGGGTTGTTTTTCCCGCTCCGGATGGCCCAACCATAGCTAGAAGTCTTGCGAGCGGGCAGCAAAAGGTAACATCAACGGTAAAGTTCTTAAGTTTCTTTTTGATTTTAACTTTTAGGCCCACGTTTATTATCTCCTGGACAAACGATTTACTATCAACAGAACCGCATAACTCATTGGAATAAGTATCATGGAAATTAAGGCGGCTTCCTTGTATTGTAGACTTTCAACGTATTCAAAGATGGCGATCGAAGCCACTTTTGTTTTTCCTGGGATACTTCCTCCGACCATGAGTATTACCCCGAACTCGCCCATGGTGTGGGCAAATACCAGGACTGCCGCTGCGGCGACCCCCCCAAAAGAGTTGGGGAGGATAACCTTAAAAAAGGATGCTGTTTTGGAGCAGCCCAGAACGTACGCACTCTCCAGGAGCCTCGGGTCGATTTTTTCAAAAGCTGTTTTGAGCGGCTGCAGGGCGAATGGCAGGCTATAGATCATGGATGCGATCACGAGGCCCGAAAAGGTAAACACGAGACGAGAGCCAAAAGTCGCTTCCCAAAAGAGCCCCAAGAACCCTTGAGGCCCCATGGCTACCAGGAGATAAAACCCCAAGACAGTTGGCGGAAGCACCAGGGGCAGGTTAAAAAACGCCTCCACCAATGACTTTCCGGGGAAACGGCAAAAGGCTAGCCAGTAGGCAACTGGCAGAGCCGCAGCAACAAGAACCGAAGTAGTCACCAAAGACAATTTAGCAGAGAGAATTATAGGTGTGATATCCATGGCTTAATCGTACCCGAACTCATCATGAACAATTTTTTTGATTTTTGGTGAAAGAATATAGTTAAGGAATCGTTCAGCTGTTTGTCTATGTTTAGAGCCCACCAGGATGCAGGCGGCCTGGTTAATGGCCCCACCTTCTTCCACCATCCAGTATTTTCCACCCTTGCCCTTGCCAAGGGCTAAGGAAAGGGCAGTAAATGAGACATCCACGCCACCGGTAGTGGCGAATTGGAATGCCTGGGAGACGTTTTGTCCATACACCAGTCGAGGTCTAAGCTTTTCCAGGAGTCCTCGTTTTTGCATGGCAGTAACAGCGGCCTGGCCATACGGTGCGGTTTTTGGATTAGCCAAGCCGATTTTTGACGCCTTTGATACTACATCTGTCCACTCAGCTTCTCCAAAAAACTTTTTTTGTCCGGTCCATAGGGCCAATTTACCTTTGGCATAGATAACCTGGGGTTCGGCAAGCTTTTTTTCGCTGAGCAACTTAGGCCGGCGCATGTCTGCAGCAAAAAAGAGGTCAAAGGGCGCACCGTGGATGATCTGGTTATAGAGCATCCCTGTGGAGCCGTAGGATGTAAGTATTTTTATTCCGGTCTCCTGCGTAAATAGTTTGGCAATCTTTTGCATGGGAGAAATAAAGTTGGCAGCGACGGCCACAGACAGTTCTTCGGCCCGGCCGATTCCAGCAAAGGTCAGTAAAACAAAGAAAAGACTTAACATCGCCGTCTTGATTCTCATAAACCCTCCTTGAGTTGTTAAGTTTTAGAAATTTTTTATACGGAATCACCGAAAGATATTCTCTCAAAGTTGTTGACTTTAGAGTTATTTGCTTTCGGTGCAATTCCCCTCATACGATAACACTTCTCTCCATTTTATGGCCTTAGAGATTCTTCACTCCGGAATGACGATGTATGTACATGTGATTCCGGATATAAATGATAAAACTTATTTTTTTCTTTCTTTCACACTTAGTAGTATCTAAAAGTATTGTTTTTAATAGAAATGCATTTTTGATGCCACAGTTTTAGGGTTTATGGAATGTTAATCTGTAGTTGTTAAAATAATTATGTTTTATAATGCTATATAGTTGTTTGTTGGTAGTTAGCAAGAACATGATGTGTATTGCAAAAATGGAATAGTATACAAAAAAGTTTCATGCTTTGTTGTGTTTTTTGTTGTACCGTTTGAAAAATGTGCTTAAAAAAATAGTTAGTAACAATCTATATATAATACTATTTTTAGAAGTTTTTGTAATATTTATTTTTTGTGGTTAAAGTCTCTGCCTGTTAATATGTAATGTTGATTTTTTTGTTCTCGTCATATCCCATCGTTACGGGTTTAATTCTCTCAATTCCAGATTCAGTAAGCCACTTTGTCTATTTTTTTGTTTGAAAGGCAAAATAGACTACAAATTGTTGTTCCGCTTCTCACGAAGTTTTGTTCGTAGGCGAGTTCTTTTTTTTCTTTATAGAGTAGTGATGCATTTTTGATGCCGTTGTTTTGGGCTTGGTAGAATTCTAATCTGAACACGTTAAAATCATTAAATTTTATAGTGTTAGCTGATGGTTTGTTAATAATTAGCAAACACTTCTTGTGCGTTACAAAAATGCAATAACGTGCAAAATCGTCTTGTGTTGTTGTACTTACTATTTTTGTAGTCACTGAGAACCAATCTGGACTTTTTAAAAACTTAATTAGCCATAATTTCTGTCTTGCATGGATGTCAGAAGTTTTTGTTATTTTTTGGAGCAAATGTGTCACTCCAATGTAAAAAATTGGATATTTTTTTATTCTTGTCCGAAATATTTTTTCTCAAGTTCTGTTTTTCTTAAGCAAAATTCAACATTTGTCTTATAATCTTTTTATTAATTTCAGGAATGAAATAGATTTAAAAATTTTATTTGGCTTATTTCTATATGTATCAGACAATTTTTTTTGTGAAATTAATATCTATTTTTGATGTTATAAATTTAATTTTTATAGAATCATAAGGTTTCTATATT is a window from the Desulfovulcanus ferrireducens genome containing:
- a CDS encoding sigma-70 family RNA polymerase sigma factor, producing MSKNKEKKENSDIRAPKKNTDNLPENFVLPPSSSTPPVPADPLKIYLQEISRFPVLTPEEEFELARKYRQENDQEAAFKLITSNLRLVVKIAMDFQRKWMKNLLDLIQEGNVGLMKAVQKFDPDKGIKFSYYAAFWIKAYILKFIMDNWRMVKIGTTQAQRKLFYNLAKEKQRLESMGITADSSTISKNLQVSKADVVEMGQRLSQQDLSLDMPYGEDGDVTPLNFIPALGTGIEDKLLQQETANLLKQNLQDLIPKLNEKEKDILELRLLAENPLTLREIGEKYGITRERVRQIEARLLQKIKAHLKQNIEDFSEDWILND
- a CDS encoding homocysteine S-methyltransferase family protein, with the translated sequence MMFRKALEDNQILIFDGGMGTLLQAKGLKPGQSPEIFGQQHPEVIEGIHKDYIRAGARVVTTNTFGGTRFKLGPDIDVKRFNREMALVARKAAGDRAFVAGSVGPTGKMIKPLGDVSFVELVQAFKEQILGLVQGGVDLILGETHFDLAEARAVVVAAREVCDLPIGISMTFEQGASLTGTDGLTFIDTMQNMGVDMVATNCSAGPEGFLTVVREMLQRLEIPLLVEPNAGLPELENGQTVFRLGPQDFAMQTAKFVSLGVKALGGCCGTTPEHIRALCAEIKDRKYVPPSPSKKPCIVLTSRSQSVPFGFEFKPVIVGERINPTGKKDLSAELQAGQLTRAVELAQEQIEQGATVLDVNVGAAMVNEQEVLPALIAALVSRFDCPLCLDSSNEEAIREGLFQYPGSALVNSISGEEGKMDRLGPICRDFGAPFILLPLKGNKLPVTAKERLSIIESLLARAFDLNIPKRLILVDALALTVSSKPEAAMACLEVIRYCREKWNLGTIMGLSNISFGLPARELINSTFLAMCLAHGMTSFIANPNSARLQETLYAANVLLHKDPQAGEFIAKFSRWSPGEQRIVKEQDKDLSCENASKVQLAVIKGDKDRIVELLEQEVTEGRDPFELVDKELIPAITEVGEKYEKKEYFLPQLLLSAETMQKGFEFLRPFLEKKGKKKGPKVIMATVEGDIHDIGKNIVCLMLKNYGFDVLDLGKDVPAEEILRAVREHKAALVGLSALMTTTMVKMEDTIKLIRKKNIPCKVMVGGAVVTEVFAQKIGADGYASDAVAAVKLAQSLVEK
- a CDS encoding TlpA family protein disulfide reductase, whose protein sequence is MRRLTIYIFVLFLFCTGPGWAGEVSDVPTINHQQLISRIAQARGKVVVLNFWASWCPPCRMEIPGLMQIRKKYSQEVLILGVSVDENINMLRMFLQKNKINYPVFWATPDVNLVFGVRNLPKLVVYNQEGENVLEHEGYMSPEQLEKVINKLLKD
- a CDS encoding N-acetyltransferase is translated as MNSKKEPTINAYLRKARISDVKTIHRILMDYSRQGLLLPRSYSELYSHLRDFFVIADRDTNEVFGCCALSIAWEDLAEVKSLAIEPPLQGQGWGRNLVEACLSDAVTLGIYKVFTLTYQVEFFEKLGFKKISKDVLPQKVWADCLRCPKFPECDEVAMLMEM
- a CDS encoding EAL domain-containing protein — translated: METVFKLLDIEDIIIHFQPIISIKRKQIIGVEALCRGINKNKIIPPNVLFSRAREKKINIEFDRLCREKSLEYFSKIYKKNNKLMLFLNHDSSILDEGVVSTGYTNNTTKQKGLPPENIVIEISEKKVSNTAALKEFVETYKNYGFLIALDDVGASYSNLNRIPELKPDILKIDRSLIADVDKIWRKSKVLKSFSFLSKEIGTLIIAEGVEKKEEVLQILKFDIDIFQGFYFAKPGDPSLLNFDETVRKTINLSSHFQNSMVDIFRKKRKQHQHYKKIISKIINSLLNEIRVVDVTYFEQKLKEIVEYYPDIECAYIIDNNGIQITDTIFHRHFIPKARGPLYRPAQKGDDLCCRDYFFYLINCNISSYVTDQYISLATGNKCVTISNLFKKDNNKFILCVDIKIDDI
- a CDS encoding ATP-binding cassette domain-containing protein; its protein translation is MGLKVKIKKKLKNFTVDVTFCCPLARLLAMVGPSGAGKTTLIRIIAGLEKPDEGHVIYNGKLWVDIEKNIFVPPQKRKVGYVFQEYALFPHLSLYKNVKFAEKDPGSAEKLMKYFGIWHLRKAKPNQVSGGERQRAALAQALARGPNVLLLDEPFSALDALTQKRLQEELMNFRDRLELPIIMVTHDLAEAVKLADKIIAVDQGKVASDWLENTLSKQGHIPETSGESRTSHAPYWSVSQCQ
- the modB gene encoding molybdate ABC transporter permease subunit — translated: MDITPIILSAKLSLVTTSVLVAAALPVAYWLAFCRFPGKSLVEAFFNLPLVLPPTVLGFYLLVAMGPQGFLGLFWEATFGSRLVFTFSGLVIASMIYSLPFALQPLKTAFEKIDPRLLESAYVLGCSKTASFFKVILPNSFGGVAAAAVLVFAHTMGEFGVILMVGGSIPGKTKVASIAIFEYVESLQYKEAALISMILIPMSYAVLLIVNRLSRR
- the modA gene encoding molybdate ABC transporter substrate-binding protein; translation: MRIKTAMLSLFFVLLTFAGIGRAEELSVAVAANFISPMQKIAKLFTQETGIKILTSYGSTGMLYNQIIHGAPFDLFFAADMRRPKLLSEKKLAEPQVIYAKGKLALWTGQKKFFGEAEWTDVVSKASKIGLANPKTAPYGQAAVTAMQKRGLLEKLRPRLVYGQNVSQAFQFATTGGVDVSFTALSLALGKGKGGKYWMVEEGGAINQAACILVGSKHRQTAERFLNYILSPKIKKIVHDEFGYD